Genomic window (Pieris rapae chromosome 12, ilPieRapa1.1, whole genome shotgun sequence):
GCCCTGCTGCAACAATGCCCCCTGTCTCAGTCATTCTCTATGGCATATCTCgttgttgtaaataatttaaatatagtacatCACTCTACTGTGCAACTTTAGTcattttaagattttgttaCCATGTACAGTTATCGCTTATcatatcaataattataaaattcctgtttaatgtgtgtattaattttttgtctaATATCACCTTAATGATAAGTTCAACCACAAGCATTATAAGCTTCagtataaaatgacatttctaAATGGAATCGATGTCAAACACGCAGCAGAAGTCTTTgtaaaaagtactggaccacaaaaaaaaatggttaaatttgttttcatcGCTGGGTTGATGGTGGTCTgttgtaagtattatttaccATATTTACCATTAATGTATTCAAATACTTTATGATTTtgcgatataaataaaattatataattctaaatttaataaaatatgtcagtggaatttttcatatttataatttcgtttaaattaatttattttattaggttaCTCCGGTGCAGCGGAAATTCTTCCGCCTGTTTTAGCCATAGACCCCACTCCACCACCATCACATCCAAAAGGTTGTATCCGCCGGAACGCCTATATTCCAGTCGAAGCAGAATGCGATGCCTATGTCGAGTGTAAAGTAAGCATAAATCGTCCAATTGTGTGCCAGAATCACAAAAAATGCGTTAAATTCACTGATTCTTCTATTTCTTGACATCTAGCTTTTGAAACTATTACTCCTCTTGAAAACAAACCCGAGTCTGGAGTGTACATTGGTACAAATTAAATGCATTAATTTCTATACAGATTGAGATAGTCTCAACTCATCTTCGATGTCTTTAtaatcacattaaatatattgccCCTCTCTTAATAGCCGCGAttgtatatcttttatttattaatttctaggATTTCATGCCAATTCAAATGAATTGCCCGGACGGACTCCACTTCGACCCCAGAGTTGAATGGCCAAACTACCCTTGTGGATATCCCATGGATGTGCAATGTTTGGGCCGGAATTTGCCCCGTAAGTAAACtacctaataatataaaaatcactaAGACTGCTTATCATTTAATGCTGGCTATTTAGTCGTCAAGAAATTGTAAGTCTCTAGAATGTTTTGtagttgtattttatatgaataaccGCCATACCAGTTTTTAAGCCCCGTACCAGTATCTACTAAGCATTTAATAACAGTGCCTTACTTTTTTATCGAAATATATAAtcgttttattactttttaatataaagcttTACATTTTCACCGACAGACCTGGAAGCCAATGTAAACACcgaaaacatatatttacgaCTAATTatatgctatatatatattataagctaTCACCACGATTAATCATTAACATCCGTTTACATTTAATCTCATTATTATCCCAGATACTAGAATATACTAGAGCgacttgtaaaataataatggttCTTATTATCCACAGAGGCTGCAAAACCAAACCCGGACTGTCCTCACCGTTATGGCTACTTCCGATCTCCAGTCGCCGCTCCAAATGACTGTGGCCAGTACCGCTTTTGTCTTGATGGCAAACCCATTGAAATGGAATGCCCTACTGGACTAGCTTTCAACCCTGACTCCGGACGCTGTGATTGGCCGGGACTTGTCAAATCTTGCAATGTCgaaggtaaaaatatataattgattatatatcaatttctatttaaaatatattttatagtcgtTAATTGGTGGTGATAgcttatttacattattattggtCTAATTACTTAactaaataagaaatttattatatataataatattacctttTATGATTTACAGCTTACCTCGGATACACCTGCCCTCCAGCCACATACGACGAGAGTGGAGACCCAATTGTTACAAACCAcaggtaaatataaaataactcagACGATGAGACTTTGTAGGAAACAACCATAAATTCATTTACGAACACTTTCTTTAGTCTATGTAAATCAATATTCATTCTGACAACGTTTTCATCTATTTACAGATACAAGGGTAGTTGCTACGCATTCTATTCATGTCAAGGTGGTGGTCACCCTCGCCTACTCTCCTGTGACGCTGGCTTCGCTTTTGATGAAGCCACTGGCAGGTGCAAGGATGCCGACAAAGTGCGTTGTCAAGACAACGCGTCAACATCTGTACCGGCactagaataattattataataaatttaaacattaataaaaaacatatttcaatcAAAAAGCAGAAATAATGTCCCGTATTTCTCCTGGAACTCCTAGTTAAAACGCGATGTATCAATTTCGAAgagtaaatttaaagtaaacgtGTTAATCGCAtacaatcataataaataagaagtcTAAGTAAGAAGAAGAAGACATCATATAACGAGCGATGGTGAGCAATGGACGTCGTCAGCCCCAATTAGACCACATGCAGGAATGAACGATATGTTAATTACATTAACATTTAGATACTATTAACTATTCAGAcaattatttgataatcacaatgaaatacaaattaaacacCGATAAGGGgcaatatagtttattatatacataaacaagATGTATAGCATAGACAATAAGAGCATCACTAACAGTTGGAGTTACCAGCAATTTGAAAGATTTAGGTTTCTTATTGACTCATCTAAATCTagaccaaataaataaaatgcatctaaaaactattaataaattttaaaaaagattcaaATGGCAACAGTCTTCTTACTTTTGAggaatttttgtttcttaatactttaaaaaataaactccatgctctaataacttaattttataatattagtccTCGAGCCAATTTGCATGACACCCCTTAGTGATAAGTTACGAGAACCCAACTCGAATTTTTAGTAACGTGACAATTTGAATGCCAGAACGGAAAATGAAATTCTCTAGCGGTGAGAGCTCACTGTCACTTTattgaatgttattaataataagaatacagTATAGCATATTGGCgtaagaataatttttttatataatagacaagtagatcAGCCTTTTATATCTGACACATGTTCGGTTTAGATTAAAGTTTCCTGTTTTCTGACGATGTTTGCTTTCACCATAGTAGCAAGTGCTAATTGCGcatatacaaagaaaattatattaaggtaGTCATGATCGATCGGAGTCAGGATGCTAGTCGCACTGCTCTATCCtctatttattgtaaaagaacttaaattatattgagcTGGCGAGTATTACCTGTTGATATGTCACCTTTTATTTTAGTGACTGGATATGTGAACATGTTTCGGGGGAGTTTCATATGTAATCGCCCCAACTTGACTATAAAAGTCCAGGCGAAAATCGTGTGTTGACAGTTAGTAGGTATTTTCACTGAAATTATCGAAAGCGATCATTGAGATAcgtaatttacatataaattaggTCAACCACGgagataaaaatagaaaataaaattcacgAATTTAGCAGAAAATGAGCTAGTTGGACGATGCGAGGGTAGTGTTTGTAGTTATTAAATGATCGAcacgttttttaataaaatctcgcAGTTGA
Coding sequences:
- the LOC110993776 gene encoding protein obstructor-E-like, with the protein product MTFLNGIDVKHAAEVFVKSTGPQKKMVKFVFIAGLMVVCCYSGAAEILPPVLAIDPTPPPSHPKGCIRRNAYIPVEAECDAYVECKDFMPIQMNCPDGLHFDPRVEWPNYPCGYPMDVQCLGRNLPQAAKPNPDCPHRYGYFRSPVAAPNDCGQYRFCLDGKPIEMECPTGLAFNPDSGRCDWPGLVKSCNVEAYLGYTCPPATYDESGDPIVTNHRYKGSCYAFYSCQGGGHPRLLSCDAGFAFDEATGRCKDADKVRCQDNASTSVPALE